One window of Dermacentor andersoni chromosome 7, qqDerAnde1_hic_scaffold, whole genome shotgun sequence genomic DNA carries:
- the LOC126533794 gene encoding monocarboxylate transporter 12-like, which produces MVRSRTSLRDDPWFGVDSRWSWVTAGFLSWLLSAATVSQQALAVFFYGIVHSYGASRGEASWPLILCGSCTCLGGPLMGYLCRRASCQAVLLVCSVAAGIALCICSLADSILILTIFFGIVLGVSLAGIHVAVNVLASQHFEKRRATACSIIFFFAGLNMLFVPTLAEFFRVTYGIRGTFLLFAGITLNACPAVIVTRSPEWMTRELSSSTVLRVGALEKSAVTAEERLLPSLESRTQSTIETDESSTPNVKYLGGNQIPVSFKNSIVTKAVRLITPCRKPAGLNQERRQGLATEFGQFWTLAFAVNALSFAVIMFGVASFLLLSVDIATDKGVAPYQAVFLLNAFAVGDIVLRPLSGLVIDSGLLSLEGVMLLGFFLQCISYELLVWLRTFVSLLVCSVLAGVSNGLRASLQAPCLVNDFGVDSLPLLMGGVIFCNGVILLTRPFLVGYCRDHHGSYDMLLHMIAGASIVLCCVWAAKYSARRRKHR; this is translated from the exons ATGGTGCGTTCAAGGACGTCACTGCGGGATGACCCGTGGTTCGGGGTTGACTCCCGCTGGAGCTGGGTGACGGCGGGCTTCCTTAGCTGGCTGCTGTCGGCGGCCACCGTTTCTCAACAAGCCCTGGCTGTTTTCTTCTATGGCATCGTGCACAGCTACGGCGCCAGCAGGGGAGAGGCGTCGTGGCCTCTCATACTGTGCGGTAGCTGCACCTGCTTGGGCG ggcCACTCATGGGATACCTCTGCCGGCGTGCTTCCTGCCAAGCAGTATTATTAGTCTGCTCAGTGGCAGCCGGTATCGCACTCTGCATCTGCTCCTTGGCTGACAGCATTCTTATACTTACTATTTTCTTTGGCATTGTACTTG GTGTATCACTGGCGGGCATCCACGTTGCGGTCAACGTGCTCGCGTCGCAGCACTTCGAGAAGAGGCGCGCAACCGCCTGCAGCATCATCTTTTTCTTCGCTGGCCTCAACATGCTGTTTGTGCCAACGCTTGCAGAGTTCTTCCGTGTCACCTACGGCATTCGCGGCACTTTTCTGCTTTTCGCAGGCATCACCTTGAACGCATGTCCAGCAGTTATCGTCACCCGAAGCCCAGAATGGATGACGCGCGAGCTTAGCTCCTCCACAGTTCTACGCGTCGGAGCGTTGGAAAAGTCAGCAGTTACGGCAGAAGAGCGGCTACTGCCTTCTCTCGAATCGAGAACACAAAGCACTATCGAAACAGACGAATCATCTACTCCAAACGTGAAATATCTAGGTGGCAATCAAATACCCGTATCCTTCAAAAACAGCATCGTAACTAAAGCCGTTCGCCTGATAACACCGTGCCGCAAACCCGCAGGACTGAATCAAGAAAGGCGACAAGGCTTGGCCACAGAATTCGGACAATTCTGGACCCTGGCGTTCGCTGTCAACGCCTTGTCATTCGCCGTTATAATGTTTGGGGTGGCATCATTCCTTCTGCTTTCAGTGGACATTGCGACTGATAAAGGCGTCGCTCCATATCAAGCAGTTTTTCTTCTCAACGCCTTTGCCGTTGGCGATATTGTGCTTAGACCCCTCAGTGGTCTCGTTATCGACTCAGGACTTTTGTCATTGGAAGGTGTAATGCTCCTAGGATTCTTTCTTCAGTGCATTTCTTATGAACTCTTGGTGTGGCTAAGGACATTTGTGTCGCTGCTCGTATGTTCTGTGCTTGCTGGCGTCAGCAATGGATTACGGGCTTCGTTGCAAGCCCCGTGTCTGGTCAACGACTTTGGAGTCGACTCGCTGCCGTTGCTGATGGGTGGAGTTATATTCTGCAATGGCGTCATTCTTCTAACAAGACCATTTCTCGTTG GATACTGTCGAGATCACCACGGGTCCTACGACATGCTACTTCATATGATAGCTGGCGCTAGCATTGTCCTCTGCTGCGTGTGGGCTGCGAAGTATTCTGCACGCCGGAGAAAGCATAGATAA